The bacterium DNA segment AGATGGCCGCCTAATCCAACCTGCTCTAAAACCTCAAGTGCCCGCTTGTGCTTTTCTTTCGGGGAAACACCGCTGAGCGCCATACCGAGTTCAACGTTGGCAACGATGCTCAAGTGCATAATCAGGTTATAGTTTTGGAACACAAAGCCTACCGAATTGTTGCGATAGGCATCCCAGTCTTTTTCTTTAAAATCTGATGTCTTTTTACCCTTGATAATCAATTCACCGGAATCATAGCGATCAAGCCCCCCAATGATATTTAAACAGGTAGTTTTTCCGGATCCACTTATACCAAGAATTGCAACAAACTCTTTTTCACGAAATGCAACACTGATATCGTTCAAAGCTTTTGTTTCGATATCTCCCACACGGTAGGTCTTTTTAATATTTTTTAATTCAAGCAT contains these protein-coding regions:
- a CDS encoding ATP-binding cassette domain-containing protein, whose product is MLELKNIKKTYRVGDIETKALNDISVAFREKEFVAILGISGSGKTTCLNIIGGLDRYDSGELIIKGKKTSDFKEKDWDAYRNNSVGFVFQNYNLIMHLSIVANVELGMALSGVSPKEKHKRALEVLEQVGLGGHL